CCAGAATTTGCAACATTAGCTGAAGAAAAACAATACTATGAACAAGTCGCCACCGAAGAAGAATTTCTCCAGTGGTATAAAAAACAAGATCACCCAGAATACGAAAAGCCATCTTTAACTGTAGACATGGTTTTAATGTGTTACAACAAAGAAGAAGATCAATTAAAAATGCTTTTAATCAAACGAAAAAGCCATCCTTACCGTAATTCTTGGGCTCTCCCAGGTGGTTTTGTTATGCCCAATGAATCAACGGATGACTCTGTCTTACGAGAAACGCAAGAAGAAACTAGCGTCGAAATTTCTAAATCAAATATTGAGCAGCTCCATACTTTTAGTACGCCTAATCGCGATCCTCGGGGTTGGGTCGTCACCGTCAGCTATTTAACTTTTATTGGTGAAGAACCACTAAGTGCCGGCGATGACGCCGATGACGTTCGCTGGTTTACGATGGAAAGAAAAGGTAGTGAGCTTTATTTAACCAGTGGTCACGATGTTGAAATCATTTTGAATTTAAAAACCGGCGCTTCTTCTGGCAGTGACTCTTTGGCTTTTGACCATAGTCAAATTGTCTTAAAAGCATTTAACCGGGTAGCAGAAAAAATGGAGCATGAACCGCGCGTCTTACAAGTCTTAGGACCAACTTTCACGATTACCGAAGCTCGTAAAGTTTTTGCGAAATTTTGGGGCATGGATTTTAAAAGTATTGATCATTCCAACTTCAAAAAAGCTATGTTGCAATACTTTGTTGAAATCGGAGAAAAACCATTGGGAATTGGTCGTCCTTCAAAAATTTATCGTTTAAAAGATGATGTCCTGTTGGCAAAATTTTGATCAAAAAAGCTCTCGGTACTCATTTAGACACGAATAATCAATCAATTTTAGAAGACTTCAGCTTTTTTTTTAGCTGGCTGGTTTACAAAATCAGCTAAAAAAACGTCATTAAGGCCAATGACATTTAACTGTCAGCCTTTAATGACGTTTTTTTATTTGGTTTATCATAATTAGTGAACGGATTCCTAGAAACAAAGCCAAGCTTTTTTATCCCCTAGGCGAGCCCTGGAGTCCCTTCCAGTTAAACTGTTTAACTGATTTTTCGCACCGTTTTAGCGGCTGTTAAAAAAATCACTTTTTTCCCGTACCAATTGGCTTTATACTGCAACTTAACTAAAAAACTTTGCCAGTCCGCCAACGTAAAAGATCCCTCTATCCCATTTTTTGGGACTTCAACATATAAAAAATCATAGTTTTTAATCAGATGCATTGTTAGTTCGTCAATCCACGCTTTTTTTTGCTGTTGCTTATGATGGTACAATTTTTGTACCTTTAATTTTTGTTTTTGATAGTTTTTGGCCTCTGCCAATCTCACTTTTCGTTGCTGTGCACTTTTGGCTTTTATTTCCAATTTTCGTTTGGCTTTTTTTAACTTGGTTTCAAGGTCATTTACACAAAGTTGACGACAAAATTTTAATTGATTGCCTACAACAAGCTGATTTGGAGCAAAACGTAATTCAATTTCAGTTTTAGTCTTAGGCAAATGATAAACTTCTTCTTCACATAATAATGAAACATAAAACTGTTGCAAATTCTTTGCAGTAATTGTTGCAGATTTAATTTTTCCTACCACTTTTCGATGACAAACAACAGCAATGGGCTGTTTTAATTTAGGTACCTTCAATAAGTTATCCTTTAACCAGATTGTCTGTTGCTGATTATTCGTGGTGTAAGACTGCCACGTACTTTTTTTGAGCTTCATTTTTGGATGCCCACTTCTACCTTGATAATAATTTTGAAATGCGCGCGCTAAATTTCGTTGTGCATTTGCTAATGCCAAGCTATCGGTTAATTTTAAAAAAGGAAATTCCTTTTTTAAGGCAGCAGGTGTCAGCTTTTTACTTGCTTCAATCGTATTGAACTGACGCTGTTTTAAAAGCGTATTGTACGTAAAGCGAACGCAACCAAAAGTTTGAATTAAAAATTTTTGCTGTGCTTTGGTTGGATAAATGCGAAACTTGTAAGCCTTTAGCACTTTCCTTTGGT
The DNA window shown above is from Enterococcus montenegrensis and carries:
- a CDS encoding NUDIX domain-containing protein, which produces MPEFATLAEEKQYYEQVATEEEFLQWYKKQDHPEYEKPSLTVDMVLMCYNKEEDQLKMLLIKRKSHPYRNSWALPGGFVMPNESTDDSVLRETQEETSVEISKSNIEQLHTFSTPNRDPRGWVVTVSYLTFIGEEPLSAGDDADDVRWFTMERKGSELYLTSGHDVEIILNLKTGASSGSDSLAFDHSQIVLKAFNRVAEKMEHEPRVLQVLGPTFTITEARKVFAKFWGMDFKSIDHSNFKKAMLQYFVEIGEKPLGIGRPSKIYRLKDDVLLAKF
- a CDS encoding RNA-guided endonuclease TnpB family protein translates to MGKNQRKVLKAYKFRIYPTKAQQKFLIQTFGCVRFTYNTLLKQRQFNTIEASKKLTPAALKKEFPFLKLTDSLALANAQRNLARAFQNYYQGRSGHPKMKLKKSTWQSYTTNNQQQTIWLKDNLLKVPKLKQPIAVVCHRKVVGKIKSATITAKNLQQFYVSLLCEEEVYHLPKTKTEIELRFAPNQLVVGNQLKFCRQLCVNDLETKLKKAKRKLEIKAKSAQQRKVRLAEAKNYQKQKLKVQKLYHHKQQQKKAWIDELTMHLIKNYDFLYVEVPKNGIEGSFTLADWQSFLVKLQYKANWYGKKVIFLTAAKTVRKIS